The proteins below are encoded in one region of Lactuca sativa cultivar Salinas chromosome 3, Lsat_Salinas_v11, whole genome shotgun sequence:
- the LOC128132770 gene encoding uncharacterized protein LOC128132770, which yields MKRICNVKKVMSKAPGPLTPTASKLLERNREASVQYRARWNGTAKYEVYGPWHDQHVVDMTNMLCTCRRWELNGIPCRHAIATIHEMADSGDNVGELYTYVNKVYWLQTWNEAYSYTVDPIKGRAMWPKSTCPFQLTPPPHHNQPGRPKTKRKRSADEKYDKQMQNHGAGEPEKLTRKFVSVRCGKCNNRGHNSRTCKGQGGNAGSNEGGNAGSIQGGNT from the coding sequence ATGAAGAGGATCTGCAATGTGAAGAAAGTGATGTCCAAAGCTCCAGGTCCACTCACTCCAACAGCATCAAAGTTACTTGAGAGAAATAGGGAAGCTTCAGTCCAATATAGAGCTAGATGGAATGGGACTGCAAAGTATGAAGTTTATGGTCCTTGGCATGACCAGCATGTGGTTGACATGACAAATATGTTATGTACATGTAGAAGGTGGGAATTGAATGGGATTCCATGCAGGCATGCCATAGCTACAATACATGAAATGGCTGATAGTGGAGACAATGTTGGGGAGCTTTACACTTATGTCAACAAAGTGTATTGGCTTCAAACATGGAATGAAGCTTACTCTTACACTGTGGACCCTATAAAGGGTAGAGCCATGTGGCCAAAAAGTACATGTCCATTTCAATTAACACCACCACCACATCACAATCAACCTGGAAGACCTAAGACCAAGAGAAAGAGAAGTGCAGATgaaaaatatgataaacagatgCAAAATCATGGTGCAGGTGAACCTGAAAAACTTACCAGAAAGTTTGTTAGTGTCAGGTGTGGGAAATGCAACAATAGGGGTCATAACTCAAGGACGTGCAAGGGCCAAGGTGGGAATGCAGGAAGCAATGAAGGAGGGAATGCAGGAAGTATTCAAGGAGGGAATACATGA
- the LOC111877120 gene encoding uncharacterized protein LOC111877120: MMVAMIMWNNPLQGLLPAIAQLYPQAEHRFCLRHIYENMRKKWKTKEYKDHLWQCAIATTVPEFEHYMNELNKFDKDAFEWLKKIPPHHWARSHFSGRAGSDILLNNLCEVFNSKLIHGRNKPIISCLEYIR, encoded by the exons ATGATGGTTGCAATGATTATGTGGAATAATCCTTTACAGGGACTCTTACCTGCTATTGCACAACTATACCCACAGGCTGAGCATCGATTCTGTCTAAGACATATTTATGAGAACATGAGGAAAAAATGGAAAACAAAAGAGTATAAAGATCACTTATGGCAATGTGCAATAGCAACCACAGTACCAGAATTTGAACACTACATGAATGAACTTAACAAGTTTGATAAGGATGCTTTTGAGTGGTTGAAGAAAATCCCCCCTCACCATTGGGCCAGAAGCCACTTTTCAG GCAGAGCAGGATCAGATATATTGCTCAACAATTTATGTGAAGTTTTCAACAGTAAGCTTATTCATGGTAGGAATAAGCCCATCATAAGTTGTCTTGAGTACATCAGGTAG